Part of the Leishmania infantum JPCM5 genome chromosome 29 genome is shown below.
TCCGCCGCGTCTGCGTCGCACGATTTCACCCGCCACCATGCACACTGGCACCTCGAAGACCTCGATGCGGCACTCAGCACACAAGAAGCGAGCGACACCGACGCTGGCAGCGCACCAGCATAGCGCCGTCACCTCCGCCGGGGGCGGTTTGACGGATGTGTCGACGTCAtcgtcttcttcctcgtcgtcaCTTTCGCAATCAGAGTTGCTGGAGAGCTGCCCACGACCCTGCACTGCGCCACGCTCATATGCGTTCTCGAAAACACCATCAGCAGCGCGTTGCATGACAGCGGTGCCTAAAAGAGCAAAGAACGCACGTGATGCACTTCGCCTGTGTGCACCGTTTCACGGAAGGGGTCCCCCCTCCCatcacacacatacacgccgcgccgcaggaCTCCCAGGGGTGGGAGAAAGAATAGGATATGTGAACGTCTAATGCAACAAACACTACCGCTGCCCATCCATACAATGTGCGTATTCGTGCCACGTCTGCGTAAGCATCAAGAGCCCAACAGAAAGGCAACGTGCGGtcggagaggaaggaggggtgaggtggggaTGGGAGAAGGGAGTAGAGAGGAACAGCACAGACTACCAGGTCACCAAGGCGATATGATAGGAGGTCACAAGAACCAGAATGCTCACAGCTGTCAAGTAGAGAAGGGCAACTATGTCGACGAGTGGAAAGCTTCGTGTATCGCGCCACGTGCACCTCCGCCCCTattcacacgcacacgcaaataACATCAAGGAGAAatgcagcaggaggagaggaagctgtttgtgtgtgtgtgtgtgtggaaagACGAACACAGATTGTTCAGCCTTAGTGAacttcacacacacgcacacaccacagGCAACATCACCTCGCCCGGAAGGGATTTTTTTTGAGACGAAATTGGTTTCAAACGGCAACCTTTACTAGCCCCTGGGTGAGAGCGAGACACAGATGACATCGAAGAAATAACAtaagagaaagaaaaagactGGATCTatggagggggagagagggggatacgtatgcgtgtgtgtgtgtcacagggagcgagaggcagacgacgacgtcaTGCGCCAGTTACGtagtgcacgcgcgcagaccCGTGCACCTCTCGCTCCCACAcagcaacgcacacacaccctgTCCCCTAtcagcgagagaaagagaggggtAGGTGTGATCTAAGCGCTCGGTGTCGCCTTGCCCTTCTTGCCGCCCTTCTTCTTTGCCATCGCCTTGCTGATGTTCGGCACAACGCCGCTGTGAGACAAGGTCACGTTCTTCAGAAGCATGCcgatgtcgtcgtcgtggcgcGCAGCCAGCATCACGGTGCGCGGGTtcaggcggcaccgcttcTTCCCGCtctgcgcggccgccttcacggacagctccagcagctccgcagtCAGGTACTCCAGCACGGCAGCCAGGTACACGGCGCCAGAGACACCGATGCGGCGAGCGTACTGGCCGCGGCGCATCATCCCGCCGACGCGGCCCACCGGGAAGATCAGACCACATTTCGCGGACTTGGAGCCGCTCTTGCGGGCGGCCTTCTTGGCGCTGCGAGGAGTAGCCATGGCTGCGATGGGTAGGttggaggggagggagagggagtgaaaaacagaaaacgaGAAGGTCGGTCAAAGCGGCAGAGTGCAACGGTGCTGAGAAGgaagtgtgtgcgtgtgtttgaTTCGGCGCGTTTGCCATCGAAGCGGTTTCGGCGagccgccgcgacagcggtggcagcgggagcatcgaaaggaaaagcaaaaaaaaaattgagCAAACGACCATACCATACACGAGGCCGTTGCAAaacacagaggaggagagtggAGGAACGGGTGATGAGTTCCGACAGAGACGCAGACGCGAGAAGTtgcgaggaagagaagggccGAGGTGGTGAGGTGTGCGAggcacatgcacagagagaaaagcgcACGATAGGAGCTTTGCTGAGAGACACAGACGCCATCGCAGGCGCTCTCTGCCCCTGGCGACGAGGATCAAGCACCAGCCGGCTATGTTGTCCGCAGCCGACTTCTTCAGGCATGCACACGAAGGAAGGCCAGATATTCCCCGATGCACCACCCACTAGAGTACTCCCAGATGgtcgcttttcctttctcgGAGGGCGCATAGTTGCCCCTACGGCCACCTCCACTGCATCCGAGCACCTCCCCCGCAGCATTCTGCTGGCGAACCAGCTTCCATGCGCGCAAATGCGGTTGCGGCCGAGCTATTCACACCACACTCGCACCTCAGGGAAAGAGTCAGACCCGTGAGAGAGCAGGAGAGATACTAGCCCACAAGGCACTTCCATAGCGGTGCTCCGCTCACGAGCCTCACACGCAAAGCAGAACGCTTCGCgttggtggtgccgctgatCATCTCTGAATGAGAGAACGTGTGCGGCCGCGGGTATCACGGAGCCGTTTGAATGTGCACGTATGCGGTGGACCTTCTTTTCCTATTTCCATATTGTCTTTCGTCGCATGCCTTCCctgcacagagagagggagaataACGTCACTGAGAAAACGAGAAGCCAAGCCAGAtgagaaacaaaaagactGGATCTAtggagggggggagagggggatacgtatgcgtgtgtgtgtgtcacagGGAGCGAGAagcagacgacgacgtcaTGCGCCAGTTACGtagtgcacgcgcgcagaccCGTGCACCTCTCGCTCCCACAcagcaacgcacacacaccctgTCCCCTAtcagcgagagaaagagaggggtAGGTGTGATCTAAGCGTTCGGTGTCGCCTTGCCCTTCTTGCCGCCCTTCTTCTTTGCCATCGCCTTGCTGATGTTCGGCACAACGCCGCTGTGAGACAAGGTCACGTTCTTCAGAAGCATGCcgatgtcgtcgtcgtggcgcGCAGCCAGCATCACGGTGCGCGGGTtcaggcggcaccgcttcTTCCCGCtctgcgcggccgccttcacggacagctccagcagctccgcagtCAGGTACTCCAGCACGGCAGCCAGGTACACGGCGCCAGAGACACCGATGCGGCGAGCGTACTGGCCGCGGCGCATCATCCCGCCGACGCGGCCCACCGGGAAGATCAGACCACATTTCGCGGACTTGGAGCCGCTCTTGCGGGCGGCCTTCTTGGCGCTGCGAGGAGTAGCCATGGCTGCGATGGGTAGGttggggagaagagagaggagggggtgtgggtgtgtcggTGCGCACGAGTGCTATATGAGCGTatgagcgtgtgtgtttgggggagtggaaggcggcgggctgcgccacagcggcaCGAGAGGACCGACACGGtcgcgaggagggaggaagggcaAGCGCATGCGCAAAGAGAGCGAGGTGAGATGCAGCGCAAACACATCAGTAGCAACGGCATTTAAGCACTCAGCAACCGCaaggagcagcgctgcagcagcgcctgtcATGCGCGTAGCGCATCACTCGACGAATGGTGGGTCAGGGCGCAAGAGCGGGTGTGCACGCCGATACGCGTGACTGGGCGACAGCCTGTCCCGGtcaggagagagagagagacagcagtGGCTCATCGTGGATGCGGCAAGCTTTCTCCGAGCCTACCCTGACTCGTACCCTCtgcggaggggaggagagaaaca
Proteins encoded:
- a CDS encoding putative histone H2A, whose protein sequence is MVVCSIFFLLFLSMLPLPPLSRRLAETASMANAPNQTHAHTSFSAPLHSAALTDLLVFCFSLPLPPLQPTHRSHGYSSQRQEGRPQERLQVREMWSDLPGGPRRRDDAPRPVRSPHRCLWRRVPGCRAGVPDCGAAGAVREGGRAEREEAVPPEPAHRDAGCAPRRRHRHASEERDLVSQRRCAEHQQGDGKEEGRQEGQGDTERLDHTYPSLSLADRGQGVCALLCGSERCTGLRACTT
- a CDS encoding putative histone H2A, with amino-acid sequence MWSDLPGGPRRRDDAPRPVRSPHRCLWRRVPGCRAGVPDCGAAGAVREGGRAEREEAVPPEPAHRDAGCAPRRRHRHASEERDLVSQRRCAEHQQGDGKEEGRQEGQGDTERLDHTYPSLSLADRGQGVCALLCGSERCTGLRACTT